The proteins below come from a single Serratia ficaria genomic window:
- the hldE gene encoding bifunctional D-glycero-beta-D-manno-heptose-7-phosphate kinase/D-glycero-beta-D-manno-heptose 1-phosphate adenylyltransferase HldE, producing MKVTLPDFRRAGVLVVGDVMLDRYWYGPTSRISPEAPVPVVKVDTIEERPGGAANVAMNIAALGANSRLVGLTGIDDAARALSAKLNEVNVRCDFVSVPTHPTITKLRVLSRNQQLIRLDFEEGFSNVDPQPMFERIQQALPQIGALVLSDYAKGALSQVQGMIQLARAAKVPVLIDPKGSDFERYRGATLLTPNLSEFEAVVGHCKDEAELVERGMKLVADFELSALLVTRSEHGMTLLQPGMAPLHLPTQAQEVFDVTGAGDTVIGVLAAALAAGNSLEESCFLANAAAGVVVGKLGTSTVSPIELENAVRGRAETGFGVMNEAQLKNAVAQARQRGEKVVMTNGIFDILHAGHVSYLANARKLGDRLIVAVNSDASTKRLKGETRPVNALENRMIVLGALEAVDWVVPFEEDTPQRLIADVLPDLLVKGGDYKPEDIAGSKEVWANGGEVKVLNFEDGLSTTNIIKAIKDGRG from the coding sequence ATGAAAGTTACGCTGCCTGATTTTCGCCGCGCCGGTGTACTGGTGGTAGGCGACGTCATGTTGGATCGCTATTGGTATGGGCCGACCAGCCGTATTTCACCGGAAGCCCCGGTGCCGGTGGTCAAGGTCGATACCATCGAAGAGCGTCCCGGCGGCGCGGCTAACGTGGCGATGAACATTGCCGCACTGGGCGCCAATTCCCGCCTGGTGGGTCTGACCGGCATCGACGATGCGGCGCGGGCGCTGAGCGCCAAGCTGAACGAAGTCAACGTGCGCTGCGACTTCGTTTCGGTGCCGACCCATCCGACCATCACCAAGCTGCGCGTGCTGTCGCGCAACCAGCAGCTGATCCGTCTGGACTTCGAAGAAGGTTTCTCCAACGTCGACCCGCAGCCGATGTTTGAGCGCATCCAGCAGGCGCTGCCGCAGATTGGCGCGCTGGTGCTTTCCGACTACGCCAAGGGCGCGCTGAGCCAGGTACAGGGCATGATCCAACTGGCGCGCGCCGCCAAGGTGCCGGTGCTGATCGATCCGAAAGGCTCTGATTTTGAACGCTATCGCGGCGCTACGCTGCTGACGCCGAACCTGTCCGAATTCGAGGCGGTGGTAGGCCACTGCAAGGATGAGGCCGAACTGGTCGAACGCGGCATGAAGCTGGTGGCGGATTTTGAGCTGTCCGCGCTGCTGGTGACCCGTTCCGAGCACGGCATGACGCTGCTGCAGCCGGGCATGGCGCCGCTGCACCTGCCGACGCAGGCGCAGGAAGTGTTTGACGTGACCGGCGCCGGCGATACCGTGATCGGCGTGCTGGCCGCCGCCCTGGCCGCCGGCAACAGCCTGGAAGAGTCCTGTTTCCTGGCCAACGCCGCCGCCGGCGTGGTGGTGGGCAAGCTGGGGACGTCGACCGTTTCGCCGATCGAACTGGAAAACGCGGTGCGCGGCCGCGCCGAAACCGGCTTTGGCGTAATGAACGAAGCCCAGCTGAAAAACGCCGTGGCGCAGGCGCGCCAGCGCGGTGAAAAAGTGGTGATGACCAACGGCATCTTCGACATCCTGCACGCCGGCCACGTGTCCTATCTGGCCAATGCCCGCAAGCTGGGCGATCGGCTGATCGTGGCGGTCAACAGCGATGCCTCCACCAAGCGCCTGAAGGGCGAAACCCGCCCGGTCAACGCGCTGGAAAACCGCATGATCGTGCTGGGTGCGCTGGAAGCGGTGGATTGGGTGGTGCCGTTCGAAGAAGACACGCCGCAGCGCCTGATCGCCGACGTCCTGCCGGACCTGCTGGTGAAGGGCGGTGATTACAAGCCGGAAGACATCGCCGGCAGCAAGGAAGTGTGGGCCAACGGCGGCGAGGTCAAAGTGTTGAACTTTGAAGATGGCCTGTCGACCACCAATATCATCAAGGCAATCAAAGACGGGCGCGGTTAA
- the yjeH gene encoding L-methionine/branched-chain amino acid transporter — protein MGGLKQDLGLAQGVGLLSTSLLGTGVFAVPALAAQVAQGDSLWAWPLLIALVFPIAIAFAALGRRFPSAGGAAHFVGLAFGPRLAKVTAWLFLSVIPVGLPAALQIAAGFWQAAFGWSANGLLVVQVATLVAIWLLGTRSAGSSANIQTLIAVLVVALVAAIWWRGEISPAQIPWPALDDISPPNLFHALAVMFWCFVGLEAFAHLATEFRNPGRDFPRALLIGMLVAGAVYWGCTVAVLHFHAYGEHRAAAASLPGIVVQLFGRHALWIACVIGYLACFASVNIYTQSFARLVWSQAQDKPSSALARLSAGQVPLNALSAVVGCCLLFTLVIYTLRLPLDLLLVYANGIFVLIYLLCMLAGCRILQGRARLMAATGSLLCLLLLVIIGWKSLYAVGMFTGIWLALRYWPRAAANER, from the coding sequence GTGGGCGGACTGAAGCAGGATTTAGGTTTGGCGCAGGGCGTTGGGCTGTTGTCCACCTCGCTGCTGGGTACCGGGGTCTTCGCCGTACCGGCGTTGGCGGCGCAGGTGGCGCAAGGCGATAGCCTGTGGGCCTGGCCGCTGTTGATCGCGCTGGTATTCCCGATCGCCATCGCCTTTGCCGCACTGGGGCGCCGTTTCCCCAGCGCCGGCGGGGCCGCGCATTTCGTCGGTTTGGCCTTTGGCCCAAGGCTGGCGAAGGTGACCGCCTGGCTGTTTTTGTCGGTGATCCCGGTTGGGTTGCCCGCCGCGCTGCAGATTGCCGCCGGTTTCTGGCAGGCGGCGTTCGGCTGGAGCGCCAACGGCCTGCTGGTGGTGCAGGTGGCCACGCTGGTCGCCATCTGGCTGCTGGGCACGCGCAGCGCCGGTTCCAGCGCCAATATTCAAACGCTGATCGCCGTTTTGGTGGTGGCGTTGGTGGCCGCCATCTGGTGGCGGGGCGAAATATCACCCGCGCAGATCCCCTGGCCCGCCCTTGACGATATCTCCCCTCCCAATCTGTTCCATGCGCTGGCGGTGATGTTTTGGTGCTTCGTCGGGCTGGAGGCCTTCGCCCATCTGGCGACCGAGTTCCGTAACCCCGGGCGTGATTTCCCGCGGGCGCTGCTGATCGGCATGCTGGTCGCCGGCGCGGTGTACTGGGGCTGTACCGTGGCGGTATTGCATTTTCACGCCTACGGCGAGCACCGGGCCGCCGCGGCGTCGCTGCCGGGCATTGTGGTGCAGCTGTTTGGCCGGCATGCGCTGTGGATCGCCTGCGTTATCGGCTATCTGGCCTGTTTCGCCAGCGTGAATATTTATACCCAAAGTTTCGCCCGGCTGGTGTGGTCGCAGGCGCAGGACAAACCGTCCAGCGCCTTGGCGCGGCTTTCCGCCGGCCAGGTGCCGCTCAACGCGCTAAGCGCGGTGGTGGGGTGCTGCCTGCTGTTCACCCTGGTGATTTACACGCTGAGGCTGCCGCTGGATCTGCTGCTGGTCTACGCCAATGGCATCTTCGTGCTGATTTATCTGCTGTGCATGCTGGCGGGCTGTCGGATATTGCAGGGGCGCGCGCGGCTGATGGCGGCGACGGGGTCGCTGCTGTGTCTGCTGCTGCTGGTGATTATCGGCTGGAAAAGCCTGTATGCGGTGGGCATGTTCACCGGGATTTGGCTGGCGCTGCGTTACTGGCCACGGGCGGCGGCCAACGAGCGGTAA